The Microbacterium foliorum genome has a window encoding:
- the kdpB gene encoding potassium-transporting ATPase subunit KdpB yields MTPHIDPSADALRLAPLAQGAGGESPALAQGAEGESDSLTQGAEGRDDSDALRLAALAQGAKGESAATAQGAEGRGEPPRSFGWAQLTQALPGALRKLNPASLVRNPVMLLVWVGAAFTTVLATAEPFLGGPADSGGTPVPAPFTWGIAIWLWLTVLFANVAESVAEGRGKAQAASLRKTRTSTMARRVVGYDAGADAAAECTETAEVSSAELQRDDVVIVTAGDLIPGDGDIIAGIATVDESAITGESAPVIRESGGDRSAVTGGTRVLSDRIVVRITSKPGETFVDRMIALVEGASRQRTPNEIALNILLASLSIVFVVVVLALNPIASYAASPVSIPVLIALLVCLIPTTIGALLSAIGIAGMDRLVQRNVLAMSGRAVEAAGDVTTLLLDKTGTITYGNRRAHEVLRLGGVDPDELLRIAALSSLADPTPEGASIVELAKSHGIHVEQPTDAVVVPFTAQTRMSGLDLADGTQIRKGAGSAISAWLGLDTDAELAGLVDGVASSGGTPLVVAVKHGPAAAAASSNRMAEEIPDGGPDVVIPSADRGTISHPAAAAGAGEILGVVHLKDIVKDGLRERFEELRSMGIRTVMITGDNPLTAAAIAKEAGVDDFLAEATPEQKLELIKREQQGGRLVAMTGDGTNDAPALAQADVGVAMNTGTSAAKEAGNMVDLDSDPTKLIDIVRIGKQLLITRGALTTFSLANDIAKYFAIIPAMFMGVFPGLAALNIMQLHSPASAVTSAIIFNAIVIVFLIPLALRGVKYRPASASQILQRNLLVYGLGGVIAPFLGIKLIDLVITLIPGF; encoded by the coding sequence ATGACCCCCCACATCGATCCATCCGCCGACGCCCTTCGTCTCGCTCCGCTCGCTCAGGGGGCGGGAGGCGAGTCCCCTGCGCTCGCTCAGGGGGCGGAGGGTGAGTCCGACTCGCTCACTCAGGGGGCGGAGGGGCGGGACGACTCGGACGCCCTTCGTCTCGCTGCGCTCGCTCAGGGGGCGAAAGGCGAGTCCGCTGCGACCGCTCAGGGGGCGGAAGGGCGGGGCGAACCGCCGCGCTCGTTCGGCTGGGCGCAGCTGACGCAGGCGCTGCCCGGCGCGCTGCGCAAGCTCAACCCCGCCTCTCTCGTGCGCAACCCCGTGATGCTGCTCGTCTGGGTCGGCGCCGCGTTCACCACCGTGCTCGCGACCGCCGAGCCGTTCCTCGGCGGCCCGGCCGACTCGGGCGGAACCCCCGTGCCCGCGCCCTTCACCTGGGGCATCGCGATCTGGCTGTGGCTGACCGTGCTGTTCGCCAACGTCGCCGAGTCCGTTGCCGAGGGTCGCGGCAAAGCCCAGGCCGCGAGCCTGCGCAAGACCCGCACCAGCACCATGGCCCGAAGGGTGGTCGGCTACGACGCCGGTGCGGATGCCGCGGCCGAGTGCACCGAGACGGCGGAGGTCTCGTCGGCCGAGCTGCAGCGCGACGACGTCGTGATCGTCACGGCCGGCGACCTGATCCCGGGCGACGGCGACATCATCGCGGGCATCGCCACCGTCGACGAATCCGCCATCACCGGAGAGAGCGCCCCCGTCATCCGCGAATCCGGCGGCGACCGCAGCGCCGTCACCGGCGGCACCCGCGTGCTGTCGGATCGCATCGTCGTGCGCATCACCTCGAAGCCCGGCGAGACGTTCGTCGACCGCATGATCGCCCTCGTCGAGGGCGCCAGCCGTCAGCGCACGCCGAACGAGATCGCGCTGAACATCCTGCTCGCGAGCCTGTCCATCGTGTTCGTCGTCGTCGTTCTCGCGCTCAACCCGATCGCCTCGTACGCGGCATCGCCCGTCAGCATCCCGGTGCTGATCGCCCTGCTCGTGTGTCTGATCCCGACGACGATCGGCGCCCTGCTCTCGGCCATCGGCATCGCCGGCATGGACCGTCTCGTGCAGCGCAACGTGCTCGCGATGTCGGGCCGCGCGGTCGAGGCCGCGGGAGATGTCACGACCCTGCTGCTCGACAAGACCGGAACCATCACCTACGGCAACCGCCGCGCCCACGAGGTGCTGCGTCTCGGCGGTGTCGATCCCGACGAGCTGCTGCGCATCGCGGCCCTGTCGTCGCTCGCCGATCCGACCCCCGAGGGGGCATCGATCGTCGAGCTGGCGAAGAGCCACGGCATCCATGTCGAACAGCCGACGGATGCCGTCGTCGTGCCCTTCACCGCGCAGACCCGCATGTCGGGCCTCGACCTCGCCGACGGCACGCAGATCCGCAAGGGCGCAGGCTCCGCGATCAGCGCCTGGCTCGGACTCGACACGGATGCCGAGCTGGCCGGCCTCGTCGACGGCGTGGCCTCGAGCGGCGGCACCCCGCTTGTGGTCGCCGTGAAGCATGGCCCCGCTGCCGCTGCTGCCTCCTCGAACCGGATGGCTGAAGAGATCCCGGATGGCGGACCGGATGTCGTCATCCCGTCCGCCGACCGGGGAACCATCAGCCACCCTGCGGCAGCGGCGGGCGCCGGCGAGATCCTCGGCGTCGTCCACCTCAAGGACATCGTGAAGGACGGCCTGCGCGAGCGGTTCGAGGAGCTGCGCAGCATGGGCATCCGCACGGTCATGATCACGGGCGACAACCCGCTGACCGCCGCCGCGATCGCGAAGGAGGCGGGCGTCGACGACTTCCTCGCCGAGGCCACACCCGAGCAGAAGCTCGAGCTGATCAAGCGCGAGCAGCAGGGCGGCCGGCTCGTCGCCATGACCGGCGACGGCACCAACGACGCCCCCGCCCTCGCTCAGGCCGACGTCGGCGTCGCGATGAACACCGGCACGTCGGCCGCGAAGGAGGCCGGCAACATGGTCGACCTCGACTCGGATCCGACCAAGCTCATCGACATCGTGCGCATCGGCAAGCAGCTGCTCATCACCCGAGGGGCGCTCACGACGTTCTCGCTCGCGAACGACATCGCCAAGTACTTCGCCATCATCCCGGCGATGTTCATGGGCGTCTTCCCCGGGCTCGCGGCGCTGAACATCATGCAGCTGCATTCACCGGCATCCGCGGTCACCAGCGCCATCATCTTCAACGCGATCGTGATCGTCTTCCTCATTCCGCTGGCCCTCCGCGGCGTGAAGTACCGACCGGCGAGCGCCTCGCAGATCCTGCAGCGCAATCTGCTCGTCTACGGCCTCGGCGGGGTGATCGCGCCGTTCCTCGGCATCAAGCTGATCGACCTCGTCATCACCCTCATCCCCGGTTTCTGA
- the kdpA gene encoding potassium-transporting ATPase subunit KdpA, whose amino-acid sequence MGAGISTGAELWFGILQAAVLIVALVLLYRPVGDYMARVFSTPRDLKLERGVYRLIGVNPESEQTWRAYARGVLAFSAVGLLLVYGLQRLQAFLPQSLGLPAVPEGLAFNTAASFVANTNWQSYSPEQTMGYTVQLAGLTVQNFVSAAVGLAVAVALIRGFARRGSTTIGNFWVDLIRGLGRILLPIALLAAIALIAGGVVQNFAGFTDVTTVSGGTQTIPGGPVASQEAIKLLGTNGGGFFNANSAHPFENPTGWTNLLQILLILVIPFSLPRTFGRMIGDHRQGYAIAAVMGTIFLVSTFALSALELAGRGSAPELAGAAMEGKEVRFGILGSTLFGSASTLTSTGAVNSMHDSYTALGGMMPMLNMMLGEVAPGGVGSGLYGMLVLAIIAVFVGGLLVGRTPEYLGKRIGPKEIKLASLYILVTPTLVLAGTALSFAIPGIRADVEATSILNPGVHGMSEVLYAFTSAANNNGSAFAGLTANTPWFNTALGVAMLLGRFLPIVLVLALAGSFAAQQRVPENTGTLPTHRPQFVGLLTAVAVIITALTYFPVLALGPLAEGLV is encoded by the coding sequence ATGGGCGCCGGTATCTCGACAGGCGCCGAGCTCTGGTTCGGCATCCTGCAGGCGGCGGTCCTCATCGTGGCGCTGGTGCTGCTGTACCGCCCGGTCGGCGACTACATGGCCCGCGTCTTCAGCACGCCCCGCGACCTGAAGCTCGAGCGCGGCGTGTACCGCCTGATCGGCGTGAACCCCGAATCCGAGCAGACCTGGCGGGCCTACGCCCGCGGCGTCCTCGCCTTCTCGGCGGTAGGTCTGCTGCTCGTCTACGGTCTGCAGCGACTGCAGGCGTTCCTGCCCCAGTCGCTCGGGCTGCCGGCCGTGCCCGAAGGCCTCGCCTTCAACACCGCGGCGTCCTTCGTCGCGAACACCAACTGGCAGTCGTACTCGCCCGAGCAGACCATGGGCTACACGGTGCAGCTCGCCGGTCTCACGGTGCAGAACTTCGTCTCGGCGGCCGTGGGCCTCGCCGTCGCCGTCGCGCTCATCCGTGGATTCGCCCGCCGCGGGTCGACGACGATCGGCAACTTCTGGGTCGACCTGATCCGCGGACTCGGCCGCATCCTGCTGCCGATCGCCCTGCTCGCCGCGATCGCGCTGATCGCGGGCGGTGTCGTGCAGAACTTCGCCGGCTTCACCGATGTGACGACCGTCTCTGGCGGCACGCAGACCATCCCCGGCGGACCGGTCGCCTCGCAGGAGGCCATCAAGCTGCTCGGCACGAACGGCGGCGGCTTCTTCAACGCCAACTCCGCGCATCCCTTCGAGAACCCGACCGGGTGGACCAACCTGCTGCAGATCCTGCTGATCCTGGTGATCCCGTTCTCCCTCCCCCGGACGTTCGGCCGCATGATCGGCGACCACCGTCAGGGCTATGCGATCGCCGCCGTGATGGGCACGATCTTCCTCGTCTCGACTTTCGCGCTCTCGGCGCTCGAGCTCGCCGGCCGCGGTTCGGCACCCGAGCTCGCCGGCGCCGCGATGGAGGGCAAGGAGGTGCGCTTCGGCATCCTCGGCTCGACACTGTTCGGCAGCGCCAGCACGCTGACCTCGACCGGCGCGGTCAACTCGATGCACGACTCGTACACGGCACTCGGCGGCATGATGCCGATGCTCAACATGATGCTCGGCGAAGTCGCCCCCGGCGGTGTCGGCTCTGGCCTCTACGGCATGCTCGTGCTCGCGATCATTGCGGTGTTCGTCGGCGGACTGCTCGTCGGCCGCACCCCCGAGTACCTCGGCAAGCGCATCGGCCCGAAGGAGATCAAGCTCGCGAGCCTCTACATCCTCGTGACGCCCACCCTCGTGCTGGCCGGCACGGCGCTGAGCTTCGCGATACCCGGCATCCGCGCGGATGTCGAGGCGACCAGCATCCTGAACCCCGGCGTGCACGGCATGAGCGAGGTGCTCTATGCCTTCACCTCGGCGGCGAACAACAACGGATCCGCCTTCGCCGGCCTCACGGCGAACACCCCGTGGTTCAACACCGCGTTGGGCGTCGCGATGCTGCTCGGACGATTCCTCCCGATCGTGCTCGTGCTGGCTCTGGCCGGATCGTTCGCCGCACAGCAGCGCGTACCGGAGAACACCGGAACGCTGCCCACGCACCGACCGCAGTTCGTCGGCCTCCTCACCGCCGTCGCGGTCATCATCACCGCACTCACGTACTTCCCCGTGCTCGCACTGGGACCCCTCGCTGAAGGACTCGTCTGA
- a CDS encoding potassium-transporting ATPase subunit F, which translates to MIVFEIIAAALAVAAVVYLVVALVSPEKF; encoded by the coding sequence GTGATCGTCTTCGAGATCATCGCCGCCGCCCTCGCCGTGGCCGCTGTCGTCTATCTCGTGGTCGCTCTCGTCTCCCCGGAGAAGTTCTGA
- a CDS encoding SLC13 family permease, whose translation MSATRRRLGTGTIIVLALIAVAAVCIVSGILPPTDAEALGARIAPVLGFVIAITIVAELARDAAVFDVVAQRLARWGHGRVILLWVSVVVLAVISTVFLSLDTTAVIVTPVVVVLAQSVGIPPLPFALVTVWLANTASLALPVSNLTNLLAARAIGDDPLSFLALSWAPTLVGVLVPVLILTLRHRRTLFGAYRVPSGGQPSDRVLFWGAAATLLLLMPLLALTHEVWIPATVAAVILIVLFGVRRRHVLRLSLVPWQAIGLATALFVVVEAAHANGLLDFLSVLATSGHAPGELLRLSAAGALAANGVNNLPAYLILEPTAGDPVALMALLIGVNLGPLITPWASLATLLWHHRVVSLGVEIRWGSLMLWGAIVAVPTVLVGTLVLALVSG comes from the coding sequence GTGAGTGCAACGCGACGCCGACTCGGCACGGGGACGATCATCGTCTTGGCGCTCATCGCCGTGGCGGCGGTGTGCATCGTCTCCGGCATCCTTCCTCCCACGGATGCCGAGGCACTCGGCGCCCGCATCGCGCCGGTGCTCGGCTTCGTCATCGCGATCACGATCGTCGCCGAACTCGCACGGGACGCCGCGGTCTTCGATGTCGTCGCGCAGCGCCTCGCGCGCTGGGGGCATGGCCGGGTGATCCTGCTGTGGGTGTCGGTGGTGGTGCTCGCGGTCATCAGCACCGTGTTCCTCTCGCTCGACACCACGGCGGTGATCGTGACGCCGGTGGTCGTCGTGCTCGCGCAGAGCGTCGGCATCCCGCCCCTGCCCTTCGCGCTCGTCACGGTGTGGCTGGCGAACACGGCATCCCTGGCCCTGCCCGTCTCGAACCTCACCAACCTGCTGGCCGCGCGCGCGATCGGCGATGACCCGTTGTCGTTCCTCGCGCTGAGCTGGGCGCCGACGCTCGTCGGTGTGCTCGTGCCCGTGCTGATCCTCACCCTGCGCCACCGACGCACCCTGTTCGGCGCCTACCGGGTGCCCTCGGGCGGACAGCCCTCCGACCGCGTGCTGTTCTGGGGCGCTGCCGCGACGCTGCTGCTGCTCATGCCGCTGCTCGCCCTCACTCACGAGGTGTGGATCCCCGCCACCGTGGCCGCCGTCATCCTCATCGTGCTGTTCGGTGTCCGCCGCCGGCACGTGCTGCGCCTGTCGCTCGTGCCCTGGCAGGCGATCGGCCTCGCCACCGCGCTGTTCGTCGTGGTCGAGGCGGCGCATGCCAACGGCCTCCTCGACTTCCTGTCGGTGCTGGCCACGAGCGGCCATGCCCCCGGCGAGCTGTTGCGCCTCTCGGCGGCCGGCGCGCTCGCGGCGAACGGGGTCAACAACCTGCCCGCCTATCTGATCCTCGAGCCGACGGCGGGTGATCCGGTCGCTCTGATGGCATTGCTGATCGGAGTGAACCTCGGACCGCTCATCACGCCATGGGCGTCGCTCGCCACCCTGTTGTGGCACCACAGGGTGGTGTCGCTCGGTGTCGAGATCCGCTGGGGGAGCCTCATGCTCTGGGGCGCGATCGTGGCCGTGCCGACCGTGCTGGTCGGGACGCTCGTGCTCGCACTCGTCTCGGGCTGA
- a CDS encoding AbrB/MazE/SpoVT family DNA-binding domain-containing protein, which translates to MSTAEFHGYVGVQSRGLIALPASVRERLRLNEPGTQLEVTERADGVVELRAAVPVPAEQAWFWTERWQQREREVDAHVAAGRVSAFDSGEDFLESLDALEPEQ; encoded by the coding sequence ATGTCCACCGCAGAGTTCCATGGATACGTCGGCGTGCAGAGTCGCGGCCTCATCGCCTTGCCTGCGAGCGTGCGTGAACGCCTGCGTCTGAACGAGCCCGGAACCCAGCTCGAGGTGACCGAGCGCGCAGACGGAGTCGTCGAGTTGCGGGCCGCCGTGCCTGTGCCGGCGGAGCAGGCATGGTTCTGGACCGAGAGGTGGCAGCAGCGAGAGCGCGAGGTCGATGCGCACGTGGCGGCCGGGCGGGTGTCCGCTTTCGACAGCGGAGAGGACTTCCTCGAGAGTCTCGACGCCCTCGAGCCCGAGCAGTGA
- a CDS encoding GNAT family N-acetyltransferase, producing the protein MTSTPHADVWPVRTERLQIRPMTAPDIDAMWAWRQLPEVNRWLGLAPDTIEAFRERYRDPERLASMHLAELVAENGEATPIGDIMIRIGDGWGQLEVADRVKGVEAELGWVLDPQHTGRGYATEAIRAVIDVCFGPLGLRRVHAGCFADNEPSWRLMERLGMRREEFSRKTALHRSGEWLDGLNYGILAEEWPVTGS; encoded by the coding sequence ATGACCTCCACGCCGCACGCCGATGTCTGGCCCGTCCGCACCGAGCGTCTGCAGATCCGCCCGATGACCGCACCCGACATCGATGCGATGTGGGCGTGGAGGCAGCTGCCCGAGGTGAACCGCTGGCTGGGGCTCGCGCCCGACACGATCGAGGCGTTTCGCGAGCGGTACCGCGACCCCGAGCGCCTCGCGTCGATGCACCTCGCCGAACTGGTCGCGGAGAACGGTGAGGCGACGCCGATCGGTGACATCATGATCAGGATCGGCGACGGGTGGGGCCAGCTCGAGGTCGCCGACCGGGTCAAGGGCGTCGAGGCGGAGCTCGGCTGGGTGCTCGATCCGCAGCACACCGGACGCGGGTATGCGACCGAGGCGATCCGCGCGGTGATCGATGTCTGCTTCGGCCCGCTGGGTCTGCGACGCGTGCACGCCGGGTGCTTCGCCGACAACGAGCCGTCGTGGCGCCTGATGGAGCGCCTCGGCATGCGGCGCGAGGAGTTCAGCCGCAAGACCGCGCTGCACCGGTCGGGCGAGTGGCTCGACGGCCTGAACTACGGCATCCTCGCGGAAGAGTGGCCGGTCACGGGTTCCTGA
- a CDS encoding APC family permease codes for MSPDVSDETRDNTDAPPRVKRILIGDPLTSEQVDDQLLPKKMALPIFASDALSSVAYAPQELVMILLIGGLTFLSFTPLVAAAVVVLLIVVVLSYRQLIKAYPSGGGDYEVASKNLGEIPGVIVAAALLVDYVLTVAVSVASGVDNIISAVPGLDPLRVELAVGFVILIIIVNLRGVREASLVFAIPTYVFIASVGFMIVTGLIRTFLGDAPVASSAEFAVHSENLGQAAVILLILRAFSSGCSALTGVEAVSNGVPAFRTPKVRNAQSTLVLMGSIAACLFAGLTALALITGVHYAENPCDLIGFDCSNPQPSLMAQIAAATFGGGSILFFIVQAATACVLLLAANTAFNGFPLLGSVLARDGYAPKSLNTRGDRLVFSNGMIVLGIAAIVVLVVFQARLTTLIQLYIIGVFVSFSLGQIGMVRHWRRVLRGPAETTPGAGIDGASASDRRSAKVGLVINSVGAAMTVAVLLIVTITKFTHGAYLVFLAIPVLAFLMMGVKRYYRDVEHEIAIDDTTKFGATGDLAIVLVNRLQKPVVKAIDYAVAAKHGKTLAVHVAVASDDAAQLREDWAEHHVPIPLVIVESPYRSFAQPVAQFIKHYREKNGSSVVTVYLPQYIVGHWWESFLHNRRARRMANQLMLVHGVSVTLVPWLLDSSELIYGRRSRPLPGQERAGRPVVVTGRRAHRPEGPPEN; via the coding sequence ATGTCGCCGGACGTGTCAGATGAAACCAGGGACAACACCGACGCTCCCCCTCGCGTGAAGCGCATCCTCATCGGCGACCCGCTCACGAGCGAGCAGGTCGACGATCAGCTGCTGCCGAAGAAGATGGCGCTGCCGATCTTCGCGTCCGACGCGCTGAGCTCGGTCGCCTACGCGCCGCAGGAGCTCGTGATGATCCTGCTCATCGGCGGACTGACGTTCCTGTCGTTCACTCCGCTCGTCGCCGCCGCGGTCGTGGTGCTGCTGATCGTGGTGGTGCTGAGCTACCGCCAGCTGATCAAGGCGTACCCGTCGGGCGGCGGCGACTACGAGGTCGCGTCGAAGAACCTCGGCGAGATCCCCGGCGTCATCGTCGCGGCCGCTCTGCTCGTCGACTACGTCCTCACGGTCGCCGTGTCGGTGGCATCCGGTGTCGACAACATCATCTCGGCCGTCCCCGGTCTCGACCCGCTGCGGGTCGAACTCGCGGTCGGCTTCGTGATCCTGATCATCATCGTGAACCTGCGCGGGGTGCGCGAAGCCTCGCTCGTCTTCGCGATCCCGACGTACGTGTTCATCGCCTCGGTCGGATTCATGATCGTCACGGGACTCATCCGCACGTTCCTCGGCGACGCGCCGGTCGCGTCCAGCGCCGAGTTCGCGGTGCACTCCGAGAACCTCGGCCAGGCCGCGGTGATCCTGCTGATCCTGCGTGCCTTCTCGAGCGGATGCTCCGCCCTCACCGGCGTCGAAGCGGTCTCGAACGGCGTTCCCGCGTTCCGCACGCCCAAGGTCCGCAATGCGCAGTCGACCCTCGTGCTGATGGGGTCGATCGCCGCCTGCCTGTTCGCCGGCCTCACCGCGCTGGCCCTGATCACCGGCGTGCACTACGCCGAGAACCCCTGCGACCTGATCGGCTTCGACTGCTCGAACCCGCAGCCCAGCCTCATGGCGCAGATCGCGGCGGCGACCTTCGGCGGCGGCAGCATCCTCTTCTTCATCGTGCAGGCAGCGACCGCATGCGTGCTGCTGCTCGCCGCCAACACCGCGTTCAACGGGTTCCCGCTGCTCGGATCGGTGCTCGCCCGCGACGGCTACGCCCCCAAGTCGCTGAACACCCGCGGAGACCGCCTCGTGTTCTCGAACGGCATGATCGTGCTCGGCATCGCCGCGATCGTGGTGCTCGTGGTGTTCCAGGCACGACTGACCACGCTGATCCAGCTGTACATCATCGGCGTGTTCGTGTCGTTCTCGCTGGGCCAGATCGGCATGGTGCGGCACTGGCGGCGCGTGCTGCGAGGCCCCGCCGAGACCACGCCGGGAGCCGGGATCGACGGGGCTTCGGCATCCGATCGCCGTTCGGCCAAGGTGGGTCTGGTCATCAACTCGGTGGGTGCCGCGATGACGGTCGCGGTGCTGCTGATCGTGACGATCACGAAGTTCACGCACGGCGCGTACCTGGTGTTCCTCGCGATCCCGGTGCTGGCCTTCCTGATGATGGGCGTGAAGAGGTACTACCGCGACGTGGAGCACGAGATCGCGATCGACGACACCACGAAGTTCGGGGCGACGGGCGACCTGGCGATCGTGCTCGTCAACCGCCTGCAGAAGCCCGTCGTGAAGGCGATCGACTACGCCGTCGCCGCGAAGCACGGCAAGACCCTCGCCGTGCACGTGGCCGTGGCATCCGATGACGCAGCCCAGCTGCGAGAGGACTGGGCGGAGCACCACGTGCCGATCCCGCTCGTCATCGTCGAGTCGCCGTATCGGTCGTTCGCGCAGCCGGTGGCGCAGTTCATCAAGCACTACCGCGAGAAGAACGGATCGTCGGTCGTGACCGTCTACCTGCCGCAGTACATCGTGGGGCACTGGTGGGAATCGTTCCTGCACAACAGGCGTGCGCGCCGGATGGCGAACCAGCTGATGCTGGTGCACGGGGTGTCGGTGACGCTCGTGCCGTGGCTGCTCGACTCGTCAGAGCTCATCTACGGACGCCGCTCGCGGCCGCTGCCCGGACAGGAGCGCGCAGGCCGCCCGGTCGTCGTGACAGGACGCCGCGCGCACCGCCCCGAGGGACCGCCCGAGAACTGA
- a CDS encoding GTP pyrophosphokinase → MTSLQVTDDAIQQTRELRDEFQRFLREYEFGMREVETKISILRDEFTHDHAYNPIEHVKSRLKTPDSIVEKIARKGIAEPDFDRIRSEITDIAGVRVTCSFVADVYRLFDLLTAQDDVTVRTVKDYIATPKSNGYKSLHAIIEVPVFLSTGALAVPVEVQFRTIAMDFWASLEHKIYYKFSNQVPSHLVDSLTDAAEAAAELDSRMERLHREAHGVPQRQLAPPPPPHVVQV, encoded by the coding sequence ATGACGTCCCTTCAGGTCACCGATGACGCCATCCAGCAGACTCGGGAGCTCCGCGACGAGTTCCAGCGCTTCCTGCGTGAGTACGAGTTCGGGATGCGGGAGGTCGAGACGAAGATCTCCATCCTCCGTGACGAGTTCACCCACGACCACGCGTACAACCCCATCGAGCACGTCAAGAGCCGGCTGAAGACGCCCGACAGCATCGTCGAGAAGATCGCCCGCAAGGGCATCGCCGAACCCGACTTCGACCGCATCCGCTCCGAGATCACCGATATCGCCGGCGTGCGCGTCACCTGCAGCTTCGTGGCCGACGTCTACCGTCTGTTCGATCTGCTGACCGCGCAGGACGACGTGACCGTGCGCACCGTCAAGGACTACATCGCGACGCCGAAGAGCAACGGGTACAAGAGCCTGCACGCGATCATCGAGGTGCCGGTGTTCCTGTCGACCGGAGCCCTCGCGGTTCCCGTCGAGGTGCAGTTCCGCACGATCGCGATGGACTTCTGGGCCAGCCTCGAGCACAAGATCTACTACAAGTTCTCGAACCAGGTGCCCTCGCATCTCGTCGACAGCCTCACTGACGCGGCCGAGGCCGCGGCCGAGCTGGACAGCCGCATGGAGCGTCTGCACCGCGAGGCCCACGGGGTGCCGCAGCGTCAGCTCGCGCCGCCGCCCCCGCCGCACGTCGTGCAGGTCTGA
- a CDS encoding molybdopterin-dependent oxidoreductase produces MAQRSTAEQRGTQTPRRSGKRFLFWAALSGVISGLVFLAAAELFALIFARAASPILAVGGFVIDIVPQPFKEFAIATFGEYDKIALLAGLGLAVVIASAIAGILQLLRPPLGVIALVVAGALSTAAIVTRAGVTALAFLPPVLGTIAGSIIIVLLIRRLTAWKASAVPAAMVDRKGVDRKGEKTEADATDAKPSKALGRRQFFLLAGIAGVSAVIVGIASRTVSMTVGSVATIREALKLPAPKSKVTVPKGAELDIPGLTKLITPNKDFYRVDTALTVPTIDPSTWRLVIDGMVDKRVELSFQDILDMGLDEYAITMTCVSNEVGGGLVGNAMWLGVPLRDVLKKAGVKSGADMVLSKSVDGYTASTPLSALTDDNLDAILAVGMNGEPLPLEHGFPVRMVVPGLYGYVSATKWLTELKITTFEKDEAYWTPRGYSAEAPIKFASRVDTPKVGQAVDAGRIPIAGVAWAQTVGIERVEVKIDEGDWMPATLSAPINENTWVQWFMEWDATPGTHYVAVRAINKNGDTQIEERAPIAPNGSSGWQRSLVRVN; encoded by the coding sequence ATGGCACAGCGCAGCACCGCGGAACAGCGCGGCACACAGACCCCGCGACGCAGCGGCAAGAGATTCCTCTTCTGGGCCGCTCTCTCGGGCGTCATCAGCGGACTGGTGTTCCTGGCCGCCGCCGAACTCTTCGCGCTGATCTTCGCGCGCGCGGCCAGCCCGATCCTCGCGGTCGGTGGGTTCGTGATCGACATCGTCCCGCAGCCGTTCAAGGAGTTCGCGATCGCGACCTTCGGCGAGTACGACAAGATCGCGCTGCTGGCAGGACTCGGTCTCGCGGTGGTGATCGCGTCGGCGATCGCCGGCATCCTGCAGTTGCTGCGTCCCCCGCTCGGCGTGATCGCCCTGGTGGTCGCGGGCGCGCTCTCCACCGCGGCGATCGTGACCAGGGCCGGCGTGACCGCGCTCGCGTTCCTGCCCCCGGTGCTCGGCACGATCGCCGGGTCGATCATCATCGTCCTGCTCATCCGCCGCCTCACGGCCTGGAAGGCATCCGCCGTTCCCGCCGCGATGGTCGACCGTAAAGGCGTCGATCGTAAAGGCGAGAAGACCGAGGCTGACGCCACCGATGCGAAGCCCTCGAAGGCCCTCGGCCGTCGGCAGTTCTTCCTGCTCGCCGGCATCGCCGGCGTCTCGGCGGTCATCGTCGGCATCGCCTCGCGCACGGTCAGCATGACCGTCGGGTCGGTGGCGACCATCCGCGAGGCACTCAAGCTGCCCGCTCCGAAATCGAAGGTCACCGTGCCGAAGGGCGCGGAGCTCGACATCCCGGGACTCACGAAGCTGATCACGCCGAACAAGGACTTCTACCGGGTCGACACCGCCCTGACGGTGCCGACGATCGACCCCAGCACCTGGCGCCTCGTCATCGATGGAATGGTCGACAAGCGCGTCGAACTGAGCTTCCAGGACATCCTCGACATGGGTCTCGACGAGTACGCGATCACGATGACCTGCGTCTCGAACGAGGTCGGTGGCGGACTCGTGGGCAACGCGATGTGGCTGGGAGTACCGCTGCGCGACGTGCTGAAGAAGGCCGGCGTGAAGTCCGGTGCCGACATGGTGCTCTCGAAGAGCGTCGACGGCTACACGGCGAGCACGCCGCTGTCGGCTCTCACCGACGACAACCTCGACGCGATCCTCGCGGTCGGCATGAACGGAGAACCGCTGCCGCTCGAGCACGGCTTCCCGGTGCGCATGGTGGTGCCGGGGCTCTACGGCTACGTCTCGGCGACCAAGTGGCTCACCGAACTCAAGATCACGACGTTCGAGAAGGATGAGGCCTACTGGACGCCGCGTGGGTACAGCGCCGAAGCCCCGATCAAGTTCGCCTCGCGCGTGGACACCCCGAAGGTCGGGCAAGCGGTCGATGCCGGACGCATCCCGATCGCGGGCGTCGCGTGGGCGCAGACCGTGGGCATCGAGCGCGTCGAGGTGAAGATCGACGAGGGCGACTGGATGCCGGCGACGCTGTCGGCGCCGATCAATGAGAACACCTGGGTGCAGTGGTTCATGGAGTGGGATGCCACCCCCGGCACCCATTACGTGGCCGTGCGCGCGATCAACAAGAACGGCGACACGCAGATCGAGGAGCGGGCGCCCATCGCGCCGAACGGCTCGTCGGGATGGCAGCGCTCGCTGGTCCGGGTGAACTGA